From the Serratia nematodiphila DZ0503SBS1 genome, one window contains:
- the gabD gene encoding NADP-dependent succinate-semialdehyde dehydrogenase, producing MSTSICATLKDPTLFREANYIDGQWLPAQEGRSIAIHNPANGERIGHVPAFGAEETARAIAAAKKALPAWRALTAKERAGKLRRLFELMMENQEDLARIMTAEQGKPLAESRGEIAYAASFIEWFAEEGKRVYGDTIPQPQAGRRIIVQKEPIGVFAAITPWNFPAAMITRKAGPGWAAGCTGVIRPASQTPFSALAIAVLAERAGLPAGVCNVITGPSKGIGGELTANPDVRKLSFTGSTEVGAQLLAQCAPTIKKTSMELGGNAPFIVFDDADLDAAVAGAVASKYRNAGQTCVCTNRFLVQDGVYDAFAAKLKAAVAKLKVGNGLDDGVTIGPLINPDAVEKVREHIADAVEHGASVLLGGKPDALGGNFFTPTILTDVPRTAKIFREETFGPVAPLIRFSQEADAVELANDTPFGLAAYFYSRDIGRVMRVAEALEYGIVGINEGLISTEVAPFGGMKHSGLGREGSKYGIEDYLEIKYLCLGGLGA from the coding sequence ATGAGCACCAGTATCTGCGCTACCCTCAAGGATCCTACGCTGTTCCGCGAGGCCAACTACATCGACGGGCAATGGTTGCCGGCCCAGGAAGGCCGTTCGATCGCCATTCATAATCCCGCCAACGGCGAACGGATCGGCCACGTACCGGCCTTCGGCGCCGAAGAAACCGCACGCGCCATCGCCGCCGCCAAAAAAGCGCTGCCCGCCTGGCGCGCGTTGACCGCCAAAGAGCGCGCCGGCAAGCTGCGCCGGCTGTTTGAATTGATGATGGAAAATCAGGAAGATCTGGCGCGCATCATGACGGCGGAACAGGGCAAACCGCTGGCCGAAAGCCGCGGTGAAATCGCCTATGCCGCCTCCTTTATCGAATGGTTCGCCGAGGAAGGCAAACGGGTGTATGGCGACACCATTCCACAGCCCCAGGCCGGTCGCCGAATCATCGTGCAAAAAGAGCCGATCGGCGTGTTCGCCGCCATCACCCCGTGGAACTTCCCGGCGGCGATGATCACCCGCAAAGCCGGCCCCGGCTGGGCCGCAGGCTGCACCGGGGTGATCCGCCCCGCCAGCCAGACCCCGTTCTCGGCGCTGGCGATCGCCGTGCTGGCGGAGCGCGCCGGGCTGCCCGCCGGGGTATGCAACGTGATAACAGGCCCCAGCAAAGGCATCGGCGGCGAACTCACCGCTAACCCGGACGTGCGCAAACTCTCCTTCACCGGCAGCACCGAAGTCGGTGCGCAGCTGCTGGCCCAGTGTGCGCCCACCATCAAGAAAACCAGCATGGAGCTGGGCGGCAACGCGCCGTTTATCGTGTTTGACGACGCCGATCTGGACGCCGCCGTGGCCGGCGCTGTCGCCTCGAAATACCGCAACGCCGGCCAGACCTGCGTCTGCACCAACCGTTTTCTGGTGCAGGACGGCGTATACGATGCCTTCGCAGCCAAACTGAAAGCCGCCGTCGCCAAGCTGAAAGTCGGCAACGGCCTGGATGACGGCGTCACCATCGGCCCGTTGATTAACCCGGACGCGGTGGAGAAAGTGCGCGAGCATATCGCCGACGCCGTCGAGCACGGCGCCTCGGTGCTGCTGGGCGGCAAGCCTGACGCGCTGGGCGGCAATTTCTTCACCCCGACTATCCTGACCGATGTGCCGCGCACGGCGAAAATCTTCCGCGAGGAGACGTTCGGCCCGGTGGCGCCCCTGATCCGCTTCAGCCAGGAGGCCGACGCCGTCGAACTGGCCAACGACACGCCGTTCGGCCTGGCCGCTTACTTCTACAGCCGCGACATAGGCCGAGTGATGCGCGTGGCCGAAGCGCTGGAGTACGGCATTGTCGGCATCAACGAAGGGTTGATTTCCACCGAGGTGGCGCCGTTCGGCGGCATGAAGCACTCCGGTTTGGGCCGCGAAGGATCGAAGTACGGCATCGAGGACTATCTCGAAATCAAATACCTGTGCCTTGGCGGCCTGGGTGCCTGA
- a CDS encoding glycogen synthase, translating to MMKSVDRHLAAYGSEMDFLASSIALMEWQGRQIDAGQVAGNMSEQQSRLFFARLNYFRQLYQAASAAEHSL from the coding sequence ATGATGAAATCAGTGGACAGACATCTCGCGGCCTACGGCAGCGAAATGGATTTTTTGGCGTCGAGCATCGCTCTGATGGAATGGCAAGGGCGGCAGATTGACGCCGGGCAGGTGGCCGGCAATATGTCGGAGCAGCAAAGCCGCCTGTTCTTTGCGCGGTTGAATTATTTTCGTCAGCTTTATCAGGCCGCATCGGCGGCCGAACACAGCCTGTAA
- a CDS encoding pyridoxamine 5'-phosphate oxidase family protein, protein MIPQLFHPDELRAQTLAGFGGVGGGIYPAMPDQHRAFFAALPYLFVATLDEQGWPIATLFTGPPGFLRTPDDTHLRISAPRRSDDPAQALLLPGKPVGALGLDFSNRRRNRANGTVGRTDKNRVEIVVQQSFGNCPQYIQRRELYPVDSRPQPVEHLASLDAAAQALIRTADTSFVASCAHLALAQGGVDISHRGGRPGFIHLEGDTLWMPDFRGNRYMNTLGNLLAEPRAALLFIDFERGDVLHLQGETQILWQAQGHPGVEGAERYWRFDVRRAWRFTAALPWRGRNLEYSPATLATGVWQR, encoded by the coding sequence ATGATCCCGCAACTGTTCCATCCCGATGAGCTGCGCGCGCAGACGCTGGCCGGGTTTGGCGGCGTAGGCGGTGGCATCTACCCTGCGATGCCGGATCAGCACCGCGCGTTTTTCGCCGCGCTGCCCTACCTGTTCGTCGCCACGCTGGATGAACAAGGCTGGCCCATCGCCACCCTGTTCACCGGCCCGCCCGGATTTTTACGCACGCCGGACGACACGCACCTGCGTATCAGCGCGCCGCGTCGCAGCGACGATCCCGCCCAGGCGCTGTTGCTGCCCGGCAAACCGGTCGGCGCGCTCGGGCTGGATTTCAGCAACCGGCGGCGCAACCGCGCCAACGGCACCGTCGGCCGCACCGACAAAAACCGGGTGGAGATCGTCGTTCAGCAAAGCTTCGGTAACTGCCCGCAGTATATTCAGCGCCGTGAACTCTACCCGGTGGACAGCCGGCCACAGCCGGTTGAGCATTTAGCCTCGCTCGATGCGGCGGCGCAGGCGCTGATCCGCACCGCGGATACCAGCTTCGTTGCCAGCTGCGCGCACCTGGCACTGGCGCAGGGCGGCGTCGATATTTCCCATCGCGGCGGCCGCCCCGGCTTTATCCATCTGGAAGGTGACACGCTGTGGATGCCGGACTTTCGCGGTAACCGCTATATGAACACGCTGGGCAATCTGCTGGCCGAACCGCGGGCGGCGCTGCTGTTCATCGATTTTGAACGCGGTGACGTGCTGCATCTGCAGGGGGAAACGCAGATCCTCTGGCAAGCGCAGGGGCATCCCGGCGTTGAAGGCGCAGAGCGCTATTGGCGGTTTGACGTTCGCCGCGCCTGGCGTTTTACGGCGGCGTTGCCGTGGCGGGGGCGTAATCTGGAGTATTCGCCGGCGACGCTGGCGACCGGGGTGTGGCAGCGCTGA
- a CDS encoding glutathione S-transferase family protein yields MSTITLYGTPLSGHVHRVALLLRMLAQPYAWVEASAEVRQSAAFRRLNPLGQIPVLQDGDLTLADSNAILVYLVKRYAPDSHWLPEQPAAAARVQAWLSKAAGEVRYGPASCRLIAQFAVPEDYQAARAVSDRFLPQMEQHLSERDYLASEHPTIADLACHSYVAVAAEGGISLAPYPAIRRWAARIAALPGFFAMPALPEPAGN; encoded by the coding sequence ATGTCCACCATCACACTCTACGGCACCCCGCTTTCCGGCCACGTTCACCGCGTAGCGTTGTTGCTGCGCATGCTGGCGCAGCCCTATGCATGGGTCGAAGCCTCGGCGGAGGTGCGGCAGAGCGCAGCCTTTCGCCGGCTCAACCCGTTAGGCCAGATCCCGGTCTTGCAGGACGGCGATCTGACGCTGGCCGACAGCAACGCCATTCTGGTCTATCTGGTGAAACGCTATGCGCCGGACAGCCACTGGCTGCCGGAACAGCCGGCCGCGGCGGCGCGGGTGCAGGCCTGGCTTTCCAAAGCCGCCGGTGAAGTTCGCTACGGCCCGGCCTCTTGCCGATTGATCGCCCAGTTCGCGGTGCCGGAGGACTATCAGGCGGCGCGGGCGGTCAGCGATCGTTTCCTGCCGCAGATGGAACAGCATCTGAGCGAGCGGGACTACCTGGCCAGCGAACACCCGACCATCGCCGATCTGGCCTGCCACAGCTACGTGGCGGTCGCGGCCGAAGGCGGCATTTCGCTGGCGCCTTACCCTGCGATACGTCGCTGGGCGGCGCGCATCGCTGCACTGCCCGGCTTCTTTGCCATGCCGGCCCTGCCGGAACCGGCGGGGAACTGA
- a CDS encoding LysR family transcriptional regulator, whose amino-acid sequence MDRLDELAIFVAVVQQGSLAAAGRKLRRSAPAITRAIAALEQRFGTRLVERTTRRLAPTEAGARLLERAQQLLQDYQAVVQDTAEAQLSGLLRVTSPVQFGRRYVAPVVMAFLDDYPQMQIEMVLNDRNLDLIDEGLDIAVRIGHLQDSSRVARRLGQVSRVTVASPDYLARCGEPRSPAQLAEHATIVGTQRPSLREWRFGPQENGERVRLAPRLLLNDVEAQLLAVRAGKGVARLLSYQVADDLAAGTLVRLLTDHEPLPMPVQLVAQQAQHMPLKVRAFWDYAFERLSALPQIQPDGRGK is encoded by the coding sequence ATGGATCGGTTAGACGAGTTGGCCATCTTCGTGGCGGTGGTGCAGCAGGGCAGCCTGGCGGCGGCCGGGCGCAAACTGCGGCGTTCGGCGCCGGCGATCACCCGGGCGATCGCCGCACTGGAACAGCGTTTTGGCACCCGATTGGTGGAGCGCACCACCCGGCGGCTGGCGCCTACCGAAGCGGGCGCGCGGCTGTTGGAGCGCGCGCAACAGCTGCTGCAGGATTATCAGGCGGTGGTGCAGGATACCGCCGAAGCACAGCTGAGCGGCTTGCTGCGCGTTACTTCGCCGGTGCAGTTCGGCCGCCGCTACGTGGCGCCGGTGGTGATGGCGTTTCTCGATGACTACCCGCAGATGCAGATCGAAATGGTGTTGAACGATCGCAATCTCGATCTGATTGACGAAGGGTTGGATATCGCGGTGCGCATCGGTCATCTGCAGGACTCTTCCCGCGTGGCGCGGCGGCTGGGGCAGGTCAGCCGGGTGACGGTCGCCAGCCCGGATTACCTGGCGCGCTGCGGCGAGCCGCGATCGCCGGCGCAGCTGGCGGAGCATGCCACCATCGTCGGCACCCAGCGGCCGTCGCTGCGCGAATGGCGCTTCGGCCCGCAGGAAAACGGCGAGCGCGTGCGATTGGCTCCCCGGCTGTTGCTCAACGACGTGGAAGCGCAACTGCTGGCGGTGCGCGCCGGCAAGGGCGTCGCCCGGTTGCTCTCGTATCAGGTGGCGGACGATTTGGCCGCCGGTACGCTGGTGCGGCTGTTGACGGATCATGAGCCGTTGCCGATGCCGGTACAGCTGGTGGCGCAGCAGGCGCAGCACATGCCGCTGAAGGTGCGCGCCTTTTGGGATTATGCATTTGAACGGCTCAGCGCCTTGCCGCAAATTCAGCCGGACGGGCGGGGGAAATAA